The following is a genomic window from Caldicellulosiruptor danielii.
AATGCACTCTTGTCAGCTAATTCCAAAGTTTGTAGCCCTCCCTTTGGGGATTGAAACGAAGCTGCTATGCGAAAAGAAGCCCCAGGTTGGGGAGTTTGTAGCCTTCCCGTTGGAGATTGAGGTTGGAAAAGGGTTTGAGGCCTTCCTCTTTTGGGGATTAAAACTTGGTTTAGAGGATGAAGAAAAATCTTAAAAACAAAAAAATAGCGCCCTGAATCCTATCATCCTCTTTTTGAGGATGTTCCTCACCTATCTGGTGAGAATTTTCGGATATCAGTGGCGCTAATGCCTTGTGAATAGGTTTCAAAACTGTTTATACTACAGTTACTTTTATCCACCCAGGAACTGTCCAAACCTGACCGTTCTTGAACACAAGCCGTCTTGTTTTTGGAAAAAGATCTGAATAGATTTTCAACTTAGTATTTATTTTTGAAAGTTTTTCAAAATGGTTCTTATTGAAAAATATACCCACTGTTTTTGAAAGATAACCCGTCGAAAATCCTATCTGAACCAAAAACTGATTTTCTTTAAGGGAGTCTAAGATAGTTAGAAGCTTTTGATATTCAGAAACAATCTGCTTTTGGTTATATCTGGAGTAAAAAGCTATCTCTTTTTGGATATAATACTTTGCAACAAATTTTATAACCTGCGCCAAAAATTCATACGGAGAATATGATGATATACCAGCTATTTCAATTCTTTCTTTTAAGCCTTTTACTGCGTTATTTCCTTCAATAAAGTTTTTTCCAATTTTAATGGTTCCATCAAGCTTTGTACCCGGGTTTAACCCTTCAGCAACAATGGCAGTTGCTTTCGCCGGGTCATCCATATTACCATTTTTAGAATACCATTTTGGCTGTCCTGCACATATATTTAAAATTTTTATTTCATAGATACTTGCACTCTCATGGTCTACAAAGCCACTGTCACTTACCTTCAGGTACTTAAAGGGTGATTCATAAGGTGATCCAAAAATCTTTTCATCTGCTTCACGACTTAGAAACTTTGGATCAATTTTGCTTCTCTGTCCGGTAGAATTCTGTGTCTTTTTGTAAGCATTTTCAAGTGCATCTTCATAATGCTGCAAAAGACTTTTCGAAAGAGCTTTTGTTATAAAAGACCTCATTGCACCTTTTAACGATGAACCGGGGATGTAAAATCTACCTGCACTTTTTACAAAACCAAATACTTCTCTGTAAGAACTTGTAACACCCTCAAGTTTAACCCTGTACTTTGCTACTTCATTAAAGTTTATGTTATATTTTCCCAAAACATCTTTTATATTAAAATCCCTTTCGCCTGACAAAAACCCTCTTGAAATCTCTTCAATGAAACTTTCTTTAAAAAGGTTTTTCTCAATTATTTTATCAAAGTTCAAAAAGTACAAGTAATCTCCTTCGCTTACAAACTCAAAGATTTGAATTCTATCCTGTCCACATATAATTGTAGGAGTTAGAACTTCAACTTCATATTTTCTGGTTTCAAGGCTATCAACAGCCAAACAGCATCACCCCTTCCGGCAGAGGAACCAAAAAGGCAAGACCAAAACAGTACACCCTGTGACTTGAAAACTTTTCAGGTGTGACATCAACCACTCTGCCCTGTATTTTGTTTGAAAACACTGTGCCCTCGCCAAACACACTGACAGTTTTTCTTTTTATCCCAAGCCCTGCTTTTGAGTAGATATACCCGCTTCTTGTCAAAATCTCGTAAAATACAACGCTTTTTATTTCATCTTCATCCTTTGGATTGATTATGGACAAGCTCATGTAATATCCTGATTGAATGTTTTTAAACTCTGGTACATCATCTTTAAAATCAACTTTGAAACTTCCAAGACCACAAGTCCTATCACCGCCAAGTCCTTCATCACCTAAAAGCCTTATTGCTGCTTTGACTTTATTTTCTACCTTCTCATTGTTAATCTTAAGATAGAACCACAAACCAGATTCTTTTTCAAACTCAAAATGAGAAAAGTAATATATGTTAGAGGATGATGTCTGCCTGTCGATGAAAACTCTTGCTCTTTCCTTTGTTCTGCCAAGAGAAAAGCTCTTTTTATTATCATTTTCAAACTCATTTTGCGGTATTAAAAAGCTCCCTACTGGCTTGTATTTTGATTGAAAACCTTCAAACAAGTCTTTTTCTCTTACAAACTTAATTTTTTTAAGTTCTTTTTGGTGTTCGGCATTTATTATTCCTCTATTTTTATATTCTTCCATGTTCAAACCAAGTGGAACTGGCATAAAATACTGTAAATTGACATAAGGCATGGTAGATGAAACTTCAAACGGTGCTGTTCCTTTTAGGAATTCTTCTAATAACTTATCAGTTTCGTCTTTGCCGTAAAGAAGCGAATATGCATTTATTATGCCAGACATTAGCGTATCTGAATGCGCAAATACTCGGGTGATATTGTATAGCTTCTCCTTTTCGCCAATGTGTACAGGTGCTATAAAGTTCATCACAACCCTATAAATCCTATTTTTGTCCATTTTCTATCACCTTTAAAAAACATATTTGCTATGAAAGCTTTAGTTCATCAAGGCTTTTCGCCGTCGCTATTGGTTTTAGTTTACCTGATTCTTTTTCATAATCGCTCGAATCCTTGTAGAATATCTCTATATCAACAAACCTAACTTTTCCATTTCCTCTTGAACCCTGCCCACCAAGGTAGTCATCTTCTAATAATTTCATTGCTTTCAAAAATTTTTTAAGATAATAATCATTGTCATCTTTGCTATCAATTTCGTATCTATTTATGACAAACTCAGCTGAAAACTGTGCGCCTGCAGGAACTCTTTCACTCTGTCTTGGATTTGCCTTTGAGGTTATTCTATCTATATTATTTTCGAACTTCACTTCGGTCCATTCAAGATCCAAATTCTCTCTTATTTCTGGAGGAATTGAACTTTCTATTAGTTTTGCATCCCGAGCAATTAATCTTGTGGGAATCACCGCATCGGAAAAATCTTCACCTTCTGCTTGGGGATTTTCTATAAGATTCTTCTTGGTAACATGTTTCCCATGATTTCTACCAAAAAGTCCACAAACAGGGCAATCTTTTTCTTTACACATATGAATACATATTTCTGGCTTGTCATTTTTCCTGACTGTTACAACAAGCAGGTTGTCTCTCACCTTACCCTCGGCAAATTCCATCAACGCTCTCATCTTACCCTTGAGTGATGAACCGGGTATATATGGTTTTCCTTCTGCATCCTTCACAACTGCATTGTCAATTCCACCTATCTCAAGACTGTTATTACCCTCACCAATGTGTAGACCTGTTACAGTTTCTATTTTACATTTTATAATGTATTTTCCTTTTAAGATTATATCCATAGCAACATTCTCCCCCTTCTGTGATTATTGTTCTCTTCCACCGTGATACCGGTAATATGCTATAATTGCCTCAAAAAAGTTTTTATAATCATCAAATGTCCATTTATTCTGGATAACCATCTCACTTGCTTTTTTAACAACCTTGAAAAATGACTGCCAATCACTTTTGCTTTTGCTACTACTAAACCTTCCAACAGTGTATGCCATCATTACTTCTATTCGTTTTACTTCAAGTACGGGATTAATCTTTTCTTTTTGCTTGCTCTTTTTTTGAATCTCAGAGAAAATCTTTCTTATTTGAGTCATGGTAATATTTTTTACAAGCTTTTTGCCTACCTCTTCTGCGATTTCATAAAACAACAGCCCATCCTTGTCTTTTTCCCTATCCTTAAGCTGATTCATTCTTTCAACCACATAGTCACCCCATATTCTATTTTGTTCCATGTCACGTACGTCCTTGTGTTTACTTTCTTTTTGATTCATCAACTTTTTCTCCTCCTTCCCGAATATTAATTTTTTATTTTCTCAGCTCAAGTTCAGCCCAGCGTGCCGCAAGATATGAATGTTTATATAAAGAGTTAGTATTTTGGTCAATAATTCTTTTAAAAATATCATCAAGTTGCTTTGAGCAATTTTTGTATCTCTCTTTTAGCCTTGCTATGAAATATACAAACCTCCATGATTTAAAGAGATCATCAAAAGACTCCCTTTTCAGATTGCAAACGGCGTAAATGCCGTTTATAAGCACTTTTGAAACGTTTTTGTCACCAATTAAATCAGTAATTGTCTCTTTCAATCTTGCCAAATCCTCATAATCTTTCCAGTCTACAAAATTGCCGCTAAACGCAAAGCAGTCTTTTTTCCTTCCATCTTCTCTTTCGTACTCTTTAGCTTTGTCCAGATGTTCTCCGCACACAACCGCAACTCTGTAAATTGGATATTTCTTGTCTGGTGCTATTTCAAAACCCATTGAAAGTGTAATATCTGGATTATTGCATGAGTAACTTCTAAATTCAGTGTAAATTTTATGTGCAGTATAAGGTAGCACATTCCACTGACCAAGTATGCAAAAGTCATCCCCACCTGAATAAATAACGGCAATATCGCCCTGCTCATCATTTACAAGCCTGTTGAAATAATAGCCGAAAAACAATGAAAACTCCTCAGATAATGTCATAACTCTTGAAATTGAACTGTCCTCGCCAAGCCCTTCTTTGAAAATCCTGCCCAGATTGTCAACATCGCCGCGGACGATTCCCCATGACTTTACTCCTTTTGAAGAATTCGATATCTCTTCTATTGTTTTTGGAGTACCTTCATCTTTGAAAGGAACATGTGTTGAAATATCAAGAGCCTCGAAAAAATCAAGATTAAATTTTAATTTGTTTCTTTTGTCATCTTTTTCAGTATTTTCATCCCTATCTAAAAAATTTTCAAGTCGGTTTCTGTCAATCACAATTGTAGATGCAATGTTTTCATAATTGTTTGAAAATAAAATCTTTCTCCCAAATGCCGCAAAAAAGTTTTCTACTTTATTAAAATCTGAAGATTCTTCTTCTCCCCATGAATCTATAATATAGTAACTTTTTATAAGCCTGTCGCCAAGCGTTACAAAACTTTCACAAAATTCGCAAAAATCAGGGTCATCCTGTTTGGGTTTTAGCTGCCTTGAACAGTGAGGACATTTTTGTTCATAGTCCTCATGCGGCTCAAAAAACTTTAATTTTTCTTCTTCAATAATACTTTTGAACTTGGAAATTTTCTTCCTGTGGATTTTCGATGAAACTCTGTCAAAGCAATCTCCAAAATTCCCTGCAAAATCGTAAAGGTCGATTATTTCTGCATCAAGAAGAATACTAATTGTGCTCCTGTGTGCTTTAAATAATAGTCTATCTACTTTTTTCTGATACTGATCAAGTTTTTCAGCAAAGTACGCAGGCATCAAAAGATAGAAATGTCCTCCACCATTGAAAATTAGATTGCAAACAGGCATTTCTTCCTGTTTCAAAATATATTTTGCAACGGTGTCAAGAAGAAATGAAATATAAAAAGATTTTGCTTTGAGTGCTTTTAAAGCACCATCCATTTTTGTATCAAAAACGAAATCCTGTATCCCTGATACATCCCCTTTGACAAGACAAAAATATGGAAAATCCCCACGTTTTATTGAATACTCATTGCCAGGCAAAAGTTTTGTGGCCATAGTTTCAAGAACTTTTACTCGGTCATTTTCTTGTGAATATACTTTTTTCAGCTGCCTATCTAAACAAAATGCAATAGCTGCAGTTGATTTGCTGTGCGCCCAGAGGGATATATCAGGTATTGAATAGTAAAAAGCAGACGGAATGTTGTATGTATAGTTTCTAATCAGATTATAAATGGCAGTTGCAAAGTCTTCCAAATCAAAAGAGCTGCCAAAGCTATTTTTCAAAGCCAATATTTTCTCTGAAAATTCCATCCATAGCTTTTGATAGTCATCTTTTGCATTTTTTTCAAAATCCTCAGTCGGAGGCTCAACTTCATATCTTTTTTTCAA
Proteins encoded in this region:
- the csm5 gene encoding type III-A CRISPR-associated RAMP protein Csm5 → MAVDSLETRKYEVEVLTPTIICGQDRIQIFEFVSEGDYLYFLNFDKIIEKNLFKESFIEEISRGFLSGERDFNIKDVLGKYNINFNEVAKYRVKLEGVTSSYREVFGFVKSAGRFYIPGSSLKGAMRSFITKALSKSLLQHYEDALENAYKKTQNSTGQRSKIDPKFLSREADEKIFGSPYESPFKYLKVSDSGFVDHESASIYEIKILNICAGQPKWYSKNGNMDDPAKATAIVAEGLNPGTKLDGTIKIGKNFIEGNNAVKGLKERIEIAGISSYSPYEFLAQVIKFVAKYYIQKEIAFYSRYNQKQIVSEYQKLLTILDSLKENQFLVQIGFSTGYLSKTVGIFFNKNHFEKLSKINTKLKIYSDLFPKTRRLVFKNGQVWTVPGWIKVTVV
- the csm4 gene encoding type III-A CRISPR-associated RAMP protein Csm4; this encodes MDKNRIYRVVMNFIAPVHIGEKEKLYNITRVFAHSDTLMSGIINAYSLLYGKDETDKLLEEFLKGTAPFEVSSTMPYVNLQYFMPVPLGLNMEEYKNRGIINAEHQKELKKIKFVREKDLFEGFQSKYKPVGSFLIPQNEFENDNKKSFSLGRTKERARVFIDRQTSSSNIYYFSHFEFEKESGLWFYLKINNEKVENKVKAAIRLLGDEGLGGDRTCGLGSFKVDFKDDVPEFKNIQSGYYMSLSIINPKDEDEIKSVVFYEILTRSGYIYSKAGLGIKRKTVSVFGEGTVFSNKIQGRVVDVTPEKFSSHRVYCFGLAFLVPLPEGVMLFGC
- the csm3 gene encoding type III-A CRISPR-associated RAMP protein Csm3 — translated: MDIILKGKYIIKCKIETVTGLHIGEGNNSLEIGGIDNAVVKDAEGKPYIPGSSLKGKMRALMEFAEGKVRDNLLVVTVRKNDKPEICIHMCKEKDCPVCGLFGRNHGKHVTKKNLIENPQAEGEDFSDAVIPTRLIARDAKLIESSIPPEIRENLDLEWTEVKFENNIDRITSKANPRQSERVPAGAQFSAEFVINRYEIDSKDDNDYYLKKFLKAMKLLEDDYLGGQGSRGNGKVRFVDIEIFYKDSSDYEKESGKLKPIATAKSLDELKLS
- the csm2 gene encoding type III-A CRISPR-associated protein Csm2, with the protein product MNQKESKHKDVRDMEQNRIWGDYVVERMNQLKDREKDKDGLLFYEIAEEVGKKLVKNITMTQIRKIFSEIQKKSKQKEKINPVLEVKRIEVMMAYTVGRFSSSKSKSDWQSFFKVVKKASEMVIQNKWTFDDYKNFFEAIIAYYRYHGGREQ
- the cas10 gene encoding type III-A CRISPR-associated protein Cas10/Csm1, with amino-acid sequence MIFYYAHQREEDRNFDYNLFLGAILHDIGKFYMRTENQDAKRNISKEYDVFYKEEGKSSPRHQEWSAFFVENFLPESLKDITNLVLFHHRPTSYSQFLISVADKISAKADRKEIVEEEAGGNKSKYLISILSQINLEGSKKSEKKIFYKKLKKRYEVEPPTEDFEKNAKDDYQKLWMEFSEKILALKNSFGSSFDLEDFATAIYNLIRNYTYNIPSAFYYSIPDISLWAHSKSTAAIAFCLDRQLKKVYSQENDRVKVLETMATKLLPGNEYSIKRGDFPYFCLVKGDVSGIQDFVFDTKMDGALKALKAKSFYISFLLDTVAKYILKQEEMPVCNLIFNGGGHFYLLMPAYFAEKLDQYQKKVDRLLFKAHRSTISILLDAEIIDLYDFAGNFGDCFDRVSSKIHRKKISKFKSIIEEEKLKFFEPHEDYEQKCPHCSRQLKPKQDDPDFCEFCESFVTLGDRLIKSYYIIDSWGEEESSDFNKVENFFAAFGRKILFSNNYENIASTIVIDRNRLENFLDRDENTEKDDKRNKLKFNLDFFEALDISTHVPFKDEGTPKTIEEISNSSKGVKSWGIVRGDVDNLGRIFKEGLGEDSSISRVMTLSEEFSLFFGYYFNRLVNDEQGDIAVIYSGGDDFCILGQWNVLPYTAHKIYTEFRSYSCNNPDITLSMGFEIAPDKKYPIYRVAVVCGEHLDKAKEYEREDGRKKDCFAFSGNFVDWKDYEDLARLKETITDLIGDKNVSKVLINGIYAVCNLKRESFDDLFKSWRFVYFIARLKERYKNCSKQLDDIFKRIIDQNTNSLYKHSYLAARWAELELRK